One part of the Solanum dulcamara chromosome 8, daSolDulc1.2, whole genome shotgun sequence genome encodes these proteins:
- the LOC129898657 gene encoding uncharacterized protein LOC129898657: MTIDTTTPSYWLNWRFLICAILILAAMVVSVLLIWKYEGSSKSRSQRRENGQKKAGFLYKDDVWKTCYKAVHPNWLLAYRLIAFSLLLSLLIADVVLHGVHILYFYTQWTFTLVTVYFGLGSSLSIRGCLQSRKGGSSATVDGVDTERGTYTAPLPENASILIVSNGLNSHGEPHDPWGLALQIIFQMTAGAVVLTDCVFWLVIYPFLTDKNYKLHFLAVCMHSVNAICLLGDAFLNRLWFPFFRIAYFVLWTCLFVIFQWILHIFVSLRWPYPFLDLSSQYAPVWYFAVGILHLPCYGIFAILIRMKKCWLSRLLHSPIEM, translated from the exons ATGACAATCGATACAACAACTCCAAGTTATTGGCTGAACTGGAGATTCTTAATATGTGCAATATTGATATTAGCAGCTATGGTGGTATCAGTTCTTCTTATATGGAAGTATGAAGGTTCTTCAAAGTCGAGAAGCCAGCGAAGAGAAAATGGGCAAAAGAAAGCAGGATTTTTGTACAAAGATGATGTTTggaagacatgttataaagcaGTCCATCCTAATTGGCTGCTTGCTTATAGACTAATTGCCTTCTCCCTACTTCTGTCTTTACTCATTGCAGATGTAGTTCTCCACGGCGTGCACATACTTTATTTCTATACCCA ATGGACATTCACCTTGGTTACGGTCTACTTTGGG CTAGGATCTTCACTGTCCATCCGTGGCTGTCTCCAATCTCGCAAGGGAGGTAGTAGTGCGACCGTTGATGGTGTTGATACAGAGAGAGGCACTTACACTGCTCCACTTCCTGAAAATGCAAGCATACTTATTGTATCCAATGGCTTGAATTCCCATGGCGAGCCACATGATCCTTGGGGCCTTGCCTTGCAAATAATCTTCCAG ATGACTGCAGGTGCCGTTGTGCTTACAGATTGTGTCTTTTGGCTCGTTATCTATCCATTCCTTACTGACAAAAACTACAAATTACATTTT CTGGCTGTTTGTATGCATTCTGTCAATGCTATTTGCCTTCTAGGTGATGCATTTCTAAATCGTCTA TGGTTCCCTTTCTTCCGGATAGCATATTTTGTTCTTTGGACATGCCTGTTTGTCATTTTCCAGTGGATCCTCCATATTTTTGTCTCGTTGAG GTGGCCGTATCCCTTTCTAGATTTGTCATCTCAATATGCTCCCGTTTG GTACTTTGCTGTTGGTATTCTCCATCTCCCTTGCTATGGAATCTTTGCCATACTGATTAGAATGAAGAAGTGTTGGTTATCCAGATTACTTCATAGCCCGATCGAGATGTAG